In a single window of the Equus caballus isolate H_3958 breed thoroughbred unplaced genomic scaffold, TB-T2T haplotype2-0000440, whole genome shotgun sequence genome:
- the LOC138923035 gene encoding olfactory receptor 2T6-like: MDGDNKTFLSDFTLTGLFTHSKASGFLFSIICAIFFMTMIANGVMIFLIHIDPHLHTPMYFLLSHLSFIDMMYISTIVPKMLVDYLMGKRTISFISCTAQYFLYMGFVGAEFFLLGLMAYDRYVAICNPLRYPVLMNHRTCWMILASSWFGGALDSFLLTPITMSLPFCASHKIDHFFCEAPTMLRLACGDKATYEMVMYICCVIMLLIPFSVVISSYAQILITVHQMKSEEGKKKAFATCSSHIMVVTLFYGAALYTYMLPQSYHTPTKDKVFSAFYTILTPLLNPLIYSLRNTDVTGALKRVLARWQGLHCVTREEF, encoded by the coding sequence ATGGATGGAGATAATAAGACCTTTCTCAGTGACTTCACCCTCACAGGACTCTTTACTCACAGTAAAGCCTCAGGCTTCCTTTTCAGCATCATTTGTGCCATCTTCTTTATGACCATGATAGCTAATGGGGTCATGATCTTTCTGATCCACATAGACCCTCACCTCCACACTCCTATGTACTTCCTGCTCAGCCACCTCTCCTTCATTGACATGATGTACATTTCCACCATTGTGCCCAAGATGCTGGTTGATTATCTCATGGGCAAGAGGACCATCTCCTTTATCTCCTGTACAGCCCAGTACTTTCTCTACATGGGCTTTGTGGGGGCTGAATTCTTCCTGCTGGGactcatggcctatgaccgctatgtggccatctgcaacccCCTCCGCTATCCTGTCCTCATGAATCACCGCACCTGTTGGATGATCTTGGCCAGCTCTTGGTTCGGCGGCGCTTTGGACAGCTTCCTCCTCACCCCTATCACCATGAGTCTCCCATTCTGTGCTTCCCACAAGAttgaccacttcttctgtgaagcGCCCACCATGCTCAGGCTGGCCTGTGGTGACAAGGCCACCTATGAAATGGTAATGTACATTTGCTGTGTCATAATGCTGCTAATCCCTTTCTCCGTGGTGATTTCTTCGTATGCCCAGATTCTCATCACAGTGCACCAGATGAAGTCAGAAGAAGGCAAGAAGAAGGCCTTTGCCACATGCTCATCACACATAATGGTGGTGACCTTGTTTTACGGGGCTGCCCTTTACACGTATATGCTTCCCCAATCCTACCACACTCCAACCAAAGACAAGGTCTTCTCTGCCTTTTACACGATCCTCACCCCCTTGTTAAACCctctcatctacagcctgagaaacacagATGTAACAGGGGCCTTGAAGAGGGTTTTGGCGAGATGGCAAGGGCTCCATTGTGTGACAAGGGAAGAATTCTGA